The window TTCCACTTTTTCACGATGCGATCGGTTATCCATCCGGTCAGAATCCCCAACCCAAACAACAGCGCAAAGAGATAGAGCGCGGTTTTGGGAAACATCGCCAGCATAACGAAAGCTTCGTCTCCCGAGACCGCGGCCATGGCCCCAACCAGTGCGCCGAAACTGATCATGCCGTGAACGTACAAAGAGACATTGGTAAAAGCGCCCACGCAACCAGGCGCAGCGCCGAGAAGCGAGGCCACGACGTACTGCCGCCATTGTTTTCCTTTTTTGAGAATGGCAGCAAGCCGCCCTTGCGTCCAGACGTTGATCACGTCGACGAGAATCATCATGAAAAAAACGAGAAGCGTGACTTGCACGGTTTGCTGAATGACTTTGCGCAGTATTGCATCCATTCCCGTCAACCTCGTTCTTCAATGCCATTCGCTTTCCAGCGCGTGGTGTATTTTAGCTCCCAACTCATCGGGCTCCTTGATCCGGTGAACTTTCGCGTGCAACAAATTTTTGATTTGCTTTTGAATCTCGACCATCTTTTGGCAGAGAACGCACTTTTCCAG is drawn from Cytophagia bacterium CHB2 and contains these coding sequences:
- a CDS encoding zf-HC2 domain-containing protein, with the protein product MSLNMNCKKAEKYLAAYVDGELRGWWRRRAFVKHLEKCVLCQKMVEIQKQIKNLLHAKVHRIKEPDELGAKIHHALESEWH